The Enterobacter kobei genome has a segment encoding these proteins:
- the ureE gene encoding urease accessory protein UreE, producing the protein MIYLTQRLDHAHPITASVTLPIDVRVKSRARVALNDGRDAGLMLPRGLLLRGGDLLTTDDGSEVIEVIAAAESVSVVRCADPFLLARACYHLGNRHVPLQIMPGELRYHHDHVLDDMLRPFGLEVTFDSLPFEPEAGAYASDAHSHSHSHAHSH; encoded by the coding sequence ATGATCTATTTAACCCAACGCCTGGACCACGCGCACCCGATTACCGCCAGCGTCACGCTGCCGATTGACGTGCGGGTGAAAAGCCGCGCCCGCGTGGCGCTGAACGACGGCCGCGACGCCGGGCTGATGTTGCCGCGCGGCCTGCTGCTGCGCGGGGGCGACCTGCTGACGACAGACGACGGTAGTGAGGTCATCGAAGTGATCGCAGCGGCAGAGTCGGTCTCCGTGGTGCGCTGCGCCGACCCGTTCCTGCTCGCCCGCGCCTGCTACCACCTGGGCAACCGCCACGTGCCGCTGCAGATCATGCCCGGCGAATTGCGCTATCACCACGATCACGTTCTCGACGACATGCTGCGCCCGTTCGGGCTGGAGGTGACCTTCGACTCCCTGCCGTTTGAACCGGAAGCGGGCGCCTATGCCAGCGATGCCCACAGCCATAGCCACTCTCACGCTCATTCACATTAA
- the ureC gene encoding urease subunit alpha gives MADISRRAYADMFGPTTGDKVRLADSELWIEVEDDLTVYGEEVKFGGGKVIRDGMGQGQMTADDCVDLVLTNALIVDHWGIVKADIGVKNGRIFAVGKAGNPDIQPGVTIPIGAATEVIAAEGKIVTAGGIDTHIHWICPQQAEEALVSGVTTMIGGGTGPAAGTNATTCTPGPWYIARMLQAADTLPVNIGLLGKGNGSNPDALREQVAAGAIGLKIHEDWGATPAAINCSLEVAEEMDIQVALHSDTLNESGFVEDTLAAIGGRTIHTFHTEGAGGGHAPDIITACAHPNILPSSTNPTLPYTVNTIDEHLDMLMVCHHLDPDIAEDVAFAESRIRRETIAAEDVLHDIGAFSLTSSDSQAMGRVGEVIIRTWQVAHRMKVQRGALPEETGDNDNFRVKRYVAKYTINPALTHGIAHEVGSIEAGKLADLVVWSPAFFGVKPATIVKGGMIACAPMGDINASIPTPQPVHYRPMFGALGAARHATRLTFISQAASANGVPQQLNLQSATAVVKGCRTVKKTDMIHNGLLPNITVDSQTYEVRVDGELITSEPADVLPMAQRYFLF, from the coding sequence ATGGCTGACATTTCACGCCGGGCGTATGCCGATATGTTCGGCCCCACCACCGGCGATAAAGTGCGGCTGGCCGACAGCGAGCTATGGATCGAAGTGGAAGACGATCTCACGGTCTACGGTGAAGAGGTCAAATTCGGCGGCGGAAAGGTGATCCGCGACGGTATGGGCCAGGGGCAGATGACCGCCGACGACTGCGTGGATCTGGTGCTCACCAACGCGTTGATCGTCGATCACTGGGGGATCGTGAAAGCCGATATCGGCGTCAAGAACGGGCGGATCTTTGCCGTCGGTAAAGCCGGTAACCCGGATATTCAGCCCGGCGTGACGATCCCAATCGGCGCCGCAACGGAAGTGATTGCCGCCGAAGGGAAGATCGTGACCGCGGGCGGGATCGACACCCATATTCACTGGATCTGCCCGCAGCAGGCGGAAGAGGCGCTGGTCTCCGGCGTGACCACCATGATCGGCGGCGGCACCGGCCCTGCGGCGGGCACCAACGCCACCACCTGCACGCCAGGGCCGTGGTACATCGCGCGTATGCTGCAGGCAGCCGATACGCTACCAGTGAATATCGGCCTCCTCGGCAAAGGTAATGGCTCTAACCCGGACGCCCTGCGCGAGCAGGTCGCGGCTGGCGCCATTGGGCTGAAGATCCACGAAGACTGGGGCGCAACGCCCGCGGCGATCAACTGCTCGCTGGAGGTTGCCGAAGAGATGGATATTCAGGTGGCGCTGCACAGCGACACGCTGAACGAGTCCGGGTTTGTCGAGGACACGCTGGCCGCGATTGGCGGGCGCACCATCCACACCTTCCATACCGAAGGCGCGGGTGGCGGCCATGCGCCGGATATTATCACCGCCTGCGCGCATCCGAATATTCTGCCCTCCTCCACCAACCCGACGCTGCCCTACACGGTGAACACCATCGACGAGCATCTCGACATGCTGATGGTCTGCCACCACCTCGACCCGGATATTGCCGAGGACGTGGCGTTTGCCGAGTCGCGCATTCGCCGGGAGACCATCGCCGCTGAAGACGTGCTGCACGATATCGGCGCGTTCTCGCTCACTTCGTCAGATTCACAGGCCATGGGCCGCGTGGGAGAAGTGATTATCCGTACCTGGCAGGTTGCGCACCGCATGAAGGTCCAGCGCGGCGCCCTGCCGGAAGAGACCGGCGATAACGACAACTTCCGCGTGAAGCGCTATGTCGCTAAGTACACCATCAACCCGGCGCTGACCCACGGCATCGCCCATGAGGTCGGTTCCATTGAGGCGGGCAAGCTGGCGGATCTGGTGGTCTGGTCACCGGCGTTTTTTGGCGTCAAACCTGCCACCATCGTCAAAGGTGGAATGATCGCCTGCGCGCCGATGGGCGATATTAACGCCTCGATCCCCACGCCGCAGCCGGTGCATTACCGCCCGATGTTTGGCGCGCTGGGTGCCGCGCGCCACGCCACCCGGCTGACGTTTATCTCCCAGGCCGCCAGCGCGAACGGCGTCCCGCAGCAGCTCAATCTGCAAAGCGCCACGGCGGTGGTGAAAGGCTGCCGGACGGTGAAGAAGACCGACATGATCCACAACGGTTTACTACCCAATATTACCGTCGATTCGCAAACCTACGAGGTGCGCGTCGACGGTGAACTGATAACCAGCGAACCGGCCGACGTTCTGCCGATGGCGCAACGCTATTTCCTGTTCTGA
- the bacA gene encoding undecaprenyl-diphosphate phosphatase produces the protein MSDMHSLLVAAILGVVEGLTEFLPVSSTGHMIIVGHLLGFEGDTAKTFEVVIQLGSILAVVVMFWRRLFGLIGIHFGRLPQREGEGSGRLTLIHILLGMIPAVVLGLVFHDAIKSLFNPINVMYALVVGGFLLIAAEVLKPKTPRAEGLDDMTYRQAFIIGCFQCLALWPGFSRSGATISGGMLMGVSRYAASEFSFLLAVPMMMGATALDLYKSIGFLTTGDIPMFAVGFVTAFIVALIAIKTFLQLIKRISFIPFAIYRFIVAAAVYVVFF, from the coding sequence ATGAGCGATATGCACTCGCTGCTGGTGGCGGCAATACTGGGTGTGGTCGAAGGATTGACGGAGTTTTTGCCAGTTTCCAGTACGGGCCATATGATTATCGTTGGCCATCTGCTGGGCTTTGAAGGCGATACCGCAAAGACGTTTGAAGTCGTCATTCAGCTCGGTTCTATTCTGGCGGTGGTCGTGATGTTCTGGCGTCGCCTGTTTGGCCTGATCGGCATCCACTTTGGCCGTCTGCCGCAGCGTGAAGGCGAAGGCTCGGGGCGCCTGACGCTCATTCATATTCTGCTCGGGATGATCCCCGCAGTGGTGCTGGGCCTGGTTTTCCACGATGCCATCAAATCGCTGTTTAACCCTATTAACGTGATGTACGCGCTGGTGGTCGGTGGCTTCCTGCTGATTGCTGCCGAAGTGCTGAAGCCTAAAACCCCGCGTGCGGAAGGGCTGGACGATATGACGTATCGTCAGGCATTTATCATTGGCTGCTTCCAGTGTCTGGCGCTGTGGCCGGGCTTCTCCCGTTCTGGGGCAACGATTTCCGGCGGGATGTTGATGGGCGTGAGCCGTTACGCGGCGTCGGAGTTCTCGTTCCTGCTGGCGGTGCCAATGATGATGGGCGCCACCGCGCTGGATCTCTACAAAAGCATTGGCTTCCTGACCACGGGTGACATTCCGATGTTTGCCGTGGGCTTTGTCACCGCCTTTATCGTGGCGCTGATTGCCATCAAAACCTTCCTGCAGCTGATTAAGCGTATCTCGTTCATTCCGTTCGCGATCTACCGCTTTATTGTCGCGGCTGCCGTTTACGTGGTCTTCTTCTGA
- a CDS encoding urease subunit gamma, giving the protein MELTPREKDKLLLFTAALVAERRLARGVKLNYPESVALISAFIMEGARDGETVASLMEAGRHVLTRDQVMEGVPEMIPDIQVEATFPDGSKLVTVHNPIV; this is encoded by the coding sequence ATGGAACTGACCCCCAGAGAAAAAGACAAGCTGTTGCTGTTCACCGCCGCGCTGGTTGCCGAACGCCGCCTTGCGCGCGGGGTTAAGCTCAATTATCCAGAATCGGTCGCGCTGATCAGCGCCTTTATTATGGAAGGCGCGCGCGATGGCGAAACCGTCGCCTCGCTGATGGAAGCGGGTCGTCACGTTCTGACGCGCGACCAGGTAATGGAGGGCGTACCGGAGATGATCCCGGATATTCAGGTGGAGGCCACCTTCCCGGACGGCTCCAAGCTCGTCACCGTCCACAATCCGATCGTCTAA
- a CDS encoding HupE/UreJ family protein has protein sequence MRKLLPLLQLAFSVPALAHPGHGADSFQAGFFHPLTGLDHLLMLTGAGVLSALSGRKLLLPFATLGMMLVGAVAGSLLGGFSGMEMLIIASLAVCGVMMFKTENRLLLAVPALAMFHGWAHGVEMSGHSFWLFTSGFMFASATVLCASFAAGLLLRRHDGLRKMFGGGLIVSALLALMS, from the coding sequence ATGCGCAAGCTCCTCCCCCTGTTACAGCTGGCCTTTTCCGTTCCGGCGCTCGCCCATCCAGGCCATGGTGCCGACAGCTTCCAGGCCGGTTTTTTCCATCCCCTGACCGGGCTCGATCACCTGCTGATGCTTACCGGCGCGGGCGTGCTCTCGGCGCTGAGTGGCCGCAAACTCCTGCTACCGTTTGCCACTCTCGGGATGATGCTCGTTGGCGCTGTTGCAGGCAGTCTGCTCGGCGGATTTAGCGGCATGGAGATGCTGATTATCGCCTCGCTGGCGGTCTGCGGCGTGATGATGTTTAAAACTGAAAACCGTCTGCTGCTGGCGGTACCTGCTCTGGCGATGTTCCACGGCTGGGCACACGGTGTGGAGATGTCCGGCCACAGCTTCTGGCTCTTCACCAGCGGGTTTATGTTCGCCAGCGCCACGGTGCTGTGCGCCAGCTTCGCGGCAGGATTACTGCTGCGCCGTCATGACGGCCTGCGTAAAATGTTCGGCGGTGGGTTGATTGTCTCTGCCCTGCTGGCGTTGATGAGCTGA
- a CDS encoding urease accessory protein UreD, with translation MLAAQVTDNTYKGWQASLALLFCHTPEKTLLHAAHHVGPLTVQRPFYPEGETCHLYLLHPPGGIVGGDTLDISVRLDAKSHALITMPGASKFYRSSGPQACLNQHFYLDDGSTLEWLPQDTILFPGANAALRSVFHLKGSSTLLAWELYCLGRPVIGETFSHGTLESRLEVWVDDEPRLIERQHLSDGDLAPVAGHPWLGTLLFYPAGETHLDTVRERLAPLGNYAGATLTDDLLSVRFLSHDNLICQRVMRDIWQSLRPLLTPKNACSPRIWQT, from the coding sequence ATGTTAGCAGCTCAGGTCACTGATAATACGTATAAAGGCTGGCAGGCATCGCTTGCCCTGCTGTTTTGTCACACCCCTGAGAAAACCCTCCTGCACGCCGCCCACCACGTCGGGCCGCTCACCGTTCAACGCCCGTTTTATCCCGAAGGGGAAACCTGTCACCTCTATTTACTGCATCCGCCCGGCGGCATTGTGGGCGGCGATACGCTGGACATTTCCGTTCGGCTGGACGCCAAAAGCCACGCGCTTATCACCATGCCCGGCGCCAGTAAGTTCTATCGCAGCAGCGGCCCGCAGGCCTGTCTGAATCAACACTTTTATCTCGATGATGGATCCACGCTGGAGTGGCTGCCGCAGGATACCATCCTCTTTCCCGGTGCCAATGCCGCACTGCGCTCCGTCTTCCACCTGAAGGGCTCCAGCACGCTGCTGGCGTGGGAGTTGTATTGCCTGGGTCGCCCGGTAATCGGTGAAACCTTCAGCCACGGCACGCTGGAGAGCCGCCTTGAGGTCTGGGTGGACGATGAACCGCGCCTGATTGAGCGCCAGCACCTGAGCGACGGCGATCTTGCGCCCGTTGCCGGACATCCGTGGCTCGGCACGCTGCTGTTCTATCCGGCCGGGGAAACGCATCTTGATACGGTCCGCGAGCGCCTCGCACCGCTGGGAAATTATGCAGGTGCAACGCTTACCGACGATCTGCTGTCGGTGCGTTTCCTCTCCCACGATAACCTGATTTGCCAGCGGGTGATGCGCGACATCTGGCAGTCGCTTCGCCCGCTTCTCACCCCTAAAAATGCCTGTTCGCCGCGTATCTGGCAGACATAA
- a CDS encoding urease accessory protein UreF: protein MEHARQWLRLMQLSSSSLPVGSFTWSQGLEWAVEAGWVTNADAFKRWQIQQMEQSFYCVDLPLFTRLYLACEQQDWVAAKRWTAYLLACRETRELRDEERNRGAAFTRLIKSWEPDCPTEWLTLCMQSQLCGMAWLGVRWGIGARELALSLGYSWIESAVMAGVKLVPFGQQAAQQLIIDLSDHFAAGFEEAFLRDDDALGAATPLSAIASARHETQYSRLFRS, encoded by the coding sequence ATGGAGCACGCCCGCCAGTGGCTGCGCCTGATGCAGCTCTCCAGCAGTAGCCTGCCGGTTGGGTCGTTTACCTGGTCGCAGGGGCTGGAGTGGGCGGTAGAGGCAGGCTGGGTCACGAATGCCGACGCCTTTAAACGCTGGCAAATCCAGCAGATGGAGCAGAGCTTTTACTGCGTCGATCTGCCGCTCTTTACTCGCCTGTATCTCGCCTGCGAACAACAGGATTGGGTGGCGGCAAAACGCTGGACGGCATACCTGCTCGCCTGCCGGGAAACGCGCGAGCTGCGCGATGAGGAGCGCAACCGTGGCGCGGCCTTTACGCGCCTGATTAAAAGCTGGGAGCCTGACTGCCCGACTGAATGGCTGACACTGTGTATGCAGAGCCAGCTCTGCGGCATGGCGTGGCTCGGCGTGCGCTGGGGCATTGGCGCGCGCGAACTGGCGCTCAGTCTCGGCTACAGCTGGATTGAGAGCGCGGTGATGGCGGGCGTTAAGCTGGTGCCGTTTGGGCAGCAGGCGGCGCAGCAGCTGATTATCGACCTGAGCGACCACTTCGCCGCCGGGTTCGAAGAGGCATTTTTACGTGACGACGACGCACTGGGTGCAGCCACGCCGCTGTCTGCCATCGCCTCCGCTCGCCACGAAACACAATATTCACGACTATTCCGTTCCTGA
- the tsaD gene encoding tRNA (adenosine(37)-N6)-threonylcarbamoyltransferase complex transferase subunit TsaD: protein MRVLGIETSCDETGIAIYDDEKGLLANQLYSQVKLHADYGGVVPELASRDHVRKTVPLIQAALKEAGLRSTDIDAVAYTAGPGLVGALLVGATVGRSLAFAWDVPAIPVHHMEGHLLAPMLEENPPEFPFVALLVSGGHTQLISVTGIGKYALLGESIDDAAGEAFDKTAKLLGLDYPGGPMLSKMASQGTEGRFVFPRPMTDRPGLDFSFSGLKTFAANTIRNNDDSEQTRADIARAFEDAVVDTLMIKCKRALDQTGFKRLVMAGGVSANRTLRAKLAEMMQKRRGEVFYARPEFCTDNGAMIAYAGMVRLNAGATSDLSVSVRPRWPLAELPEA from the coding sequence ATGCGTGTACTGGGTATTGAAACATCCTGCGATGAAACCGGCATCGCCATTTACGACGACGAAAAAGGCCTTCTGGCCAACCAACTGTATAGTCAGGTGAAATTGCACGCTGACTACGGCGGCGTCGTGCCGGAACTGGCCTCTCGTGACCACGTGCGTAAAACGGTTCCCCTGATTCAGGCGGCGCTGAAAGAGGCCGGGTTACGTTCAACTGATATTGATGCCGTGGCCTATACCGCGGGTCCGGGTCTGGTGGGCGCGCTGCTGGTTGGCGCGACGGTAGGCCGTTCGCTGGCGTTCGCGTGGGACGTGCCGGCCATTCCGGTTCACCATATGGAAGGTCACCTTCTGGCGCCGATGCTGGAAGAGAATCCGCCTGAGTTCCCCTTTGTTGCGCTGCTGGTTTCCGGCGGTCATACGCAGCTGATTAGCGTAACGGGCATTGGCAAATACGCGCTGTTGGGCGAGTCGATCGACGACGCCGCCGGTGAAGCGTTCGACAAAACCGCCAAGCTGCTGGGGCTGGATTATCCTGGCGGCCCGATGCTCTCGAAAATGGCGTCGCAAGGAACGGAAGGGCGCTTTGTCTTCCCGCGTCCGATGACCGACCGTCCAGGGCTGGACTTCAGCTTCTCCGGGCTGAAAACCTTCGCGGCGAATACGATTCGTAATAACGACGACAGCGAACAGACCCGTGCCGATATCGCCCGCGCGTTCGAAGATGCGGTGGTCGATACGCTGATGATCAAGTGCAAGCGCGCGCTGGATCAGACCGGCTTTAAGCGTCTGGTGATGGCGGGCGGCGTCAGCGCCAACCGCACGCTGCGCGCGAAGCTGGCTGAGATGATGCAAAAGCGTCGCGGGGAAGTGTTTTATGCCCGTCCAGAGTTCTGTACCGATAACGGCGCGATGATCGCTTACGCCGGGATGGTGCGTCTTAACGCGGGGGCAACGTCTGACCTGAGCGTGTCCGTGCGTCCGCGCTGGCCGCTGGCGGAACTGCCTGAGGCGTGA
- the ureG gene encoding urease accessory protein UreG has protein sequence MADYKHPLRVGVGGPVGSGKTALLEALCKAMRDTYHLAVVTNDIYTKEDQRILTEAGALEPERIVGVETGGCPHTAIREDASMNLAAVEALSEKFGNLDLIFVESGGDNLSATFSPELADLTIYVIDVAEGEKIPRKGGPGITKSDFLVINKTDLAPYVGASLDVMARDTNRMRGERPWTFTNLKAGDGLATIIAFLEEKGMLRV, from the coding sequence ATGGCTGATTACAAACATCCCCTGCGCGTCGGCGTCGGCGGCCCGGTAGGGTCGGGTAAAACCGCCCTGCTGGAAGCGCTCTGCAAGGCAATGCGCGATACATATCATCTGGCGGTAGTCACTAACGATATCTACACCAAAGAGGATCAGCGCATCCTGACCGAGGCGGGCGCACTGGAGCCGGAGCGCATTGTTGGCGTGGAGACCGGCGGCTGCCCGCATACCGCCATCCGCGAAGATGCCTCGATGAACCTGGCGGCGGTGGAAGCGTTAAGCGAGAAATTCGGCAATCTGGACCTGATCTTCGTAGAAAGCGGCGGGGATAACCTGAGCGCGACGTTCAGCCCGGAACTGGCGGATCTCACTATCTACGTGATCGACGTGGCCGAAGGGGAAAAAATCCCGCGTAAGGGCGGGCCGGGGATCACCAAATCTGACTTTCTGGTGATCAACAAAACCGATCTCGCACCCTACGTGGGTGCGTCGCTCGACGTGATGGCGCGCGATACCAACCGCATGCGTGGCGAGCGTCCGTGGACGTTTACCAATCTGAAAGCGGGTGACGGTCTGGCGACGATTATTGCGTTTCTGGAAGAAAAAGGGATGTTGCGGGTGTAA
- the folB gene encoding bifunctional dihydroneopterin aldolase/7,8-dihydroneopterin epimerase codes for MDIVFIEQLSVITTIGVYDWEQTIEQKLVFDIEMGWDNRKSAKSDDVNDCLSYADISETVIGHVEGQRFALVERVAEEVAELLLTKFNSPWVRIKLSKPGAVARAANVGVIIERGTNLKGKI; via the coding sequence ATGGATATTGTATTTATAGAGCAACTTTCGGTAATCACCACAATTGGTGTTTACGACTGGGAACAGACCATCGAGCAGAAGTTAGTGTTCGATATCGAAATGGGCTGGGATAACCGCAAGTCAGCAAAAAGCGATGATGTGAATGACTGTCTGAGCTACGCCGACATCAGTGAAACGGTCATCGGCCATGTGGAAGGACAGCGTTTTGCGCTGGTGGAACGTGTGGCGGAAGAGGTGGCGGAACTGCTGCTGACCAAATTCAACTCACCGTGGGTGCGCATCAAGCTGAGCAAGCCGGGAGCGGTAGCGCGTGCGGCCAATGTGGGCGTGATTATCGAGCGTGGCACAAATCTGAAAGGCAAGATTTAA
- a CDS encoding TIGR04211 family SH3 domain-containing protein yields MLKLRLIGLTLLAFSAATAVHAEEKRYVSDELNTWVRSGPGDNYRLVGTVNAGEEVTLLQTNADTNYGQVRDSTGRTSWIPLKELSTVPSLRTRVPDLENQVKTLTDKLNNIDGTWNQRTAEMQQKVAQSDSVINGLKEENQKLKNELIVAQKKVNAANLQLDDKQRTIIMQWFMYGGGVLGVGLVLGLVLPHLIPSRKRKDRWMN; encoded by the coding sequence ATGCTTAAATTACGCCTGATTGGACTTACTTTACTCGCTTTTAGCGCCGCAACCGCAGTGCACGCTGAAGAGAAGCGTTACGTTTCTGACGAACTGAACACCTGGGTACGCAGTGGCCCCGGAGATAATTATCGCCTCGTGGGCACGGTGAATGCCGGCGAGGAAGTCACCCTGTTACAGACCAACGCGGACACCAACTATGGTCAGGTTCGCGACAGTACCGGTCGTACTTCCTGGATCCCGCTGAAAGAGCTGAGCACCGTACCAAGCCTGCGCACGCGCGTTCCGGATCTGGAAAACCAGGTGAAGACCCTGACCGACAAGCTGAACAACATCGACGGTACCTGGAACCAACGCACCGCAGAGATGCAGCAGAAAGTGGCACAGAGCGACAGCGTGATTAACGGTCTGAAAGAAGAGAATCAAAAACTCAAAAACGAGCTGATCGTCGCGCAGAAAAAGGTAAACGCCGCGAATCTGCAGCTTGATGACAAGCAGCGCACCATCATCATGCAGTGGTTTATGTATGGCGGCGGCGTGCTGGGCGTGGGTCTGGTGCTGGGTCTGGTCCTGCCGCATCTTATCCCAAGCCGCAAGCGTAAAGACCGCTGGATGAACTAA
- a CDS encoding multifunctional CCA addition/repair protein, with amino-acid sequence MKSYLVGGAVRDALLGLPVKDKDWVVVGATPEEMLDAGYQQVGRDFPVFLHPQSREEYALARTERKSGSGYTGFTCYAAPDVTLEQDLLRRDLTINALAQDENGQIIDAYGGRDDLRNRLLRHVSPAFSEDPLRVLRVARFAARYAHLSFRIADETMALMTAMTEAGELEHLTPERVWKETENALTTRNPQVFFQVLRDCGALKVLFPEIDALFGVPAPAKWHPEIDTGVHTLMTLSMAAMLSPEVDVRFSTLCHDLGKGLTPKEFWPRHHGHGPAGVKLVEGLCQRLRVPNEIRDLAKLVAEFHDLIHTFPILKPATIVKLFDNIDAWRKPQRVEQIALTSEADVRGRTGFEASDYPQGRLLREAWIVAKAVPTKDVVEAGFKGPEIREELTKRRIEAVTAWKEKRCPQPKD; translated from the coding sequence GTGAAGAGTTATCTGGTCGGTGGTGCGGTACGTGATGCGTTGTTAGGTCTGCCGGTCAAAGATAAAGACTGGGTCGTCGTTGGCGCCACCCCGGAAGAGATGCTCGACGCGGGCTACCAGCAGGTAGGCCGCGATTTTCCCGTGTTTCTTCATCCGCAAAGCCGCGAAGAGTACGCTCTGGCGCGTACCGAACGGAAATCCGGCTCCGGCTATACGGGTTTCACCTGCTACGCCGCGCCGGACGTGACGCTGGAGCAGGATTTGCTGCGCCGCGATCTCACCATTAACGCCCTGGCACAGGACGAAAACGGCCAAATCATCGATGCCTACGGCGGGCGGGATGACCTGCGCAACCGTCTTTTACGTCACGTCTCCCCGGCATTTTCTGAAGATCCGCTCCGCGTTCTGCGCGTGGCGCGCTTTGCCGCGCGTTACGCCCATCTGAGCTTCCGCATTGCGGATGAGACGATGGCGCTGATGACGGCCATGACCGAGGCGGGCGAATTAGAACACCTGACGCCGGAGCGCGTCTGGAAAGAGACGGAAAATGCCCTGACCACCCGCAACCCACAGGTCTTTTTCCAGGTCCTGCGTGACTGCGGCGCACTAAAGGTGCTGTTCCCTGAAATCGACGCGCTGTTTGGCGTACCCGCGCCGGCAAAATGGCATCCGGAAATTGATACCGGTGTGCACACGCTGATGACGCTGAGCATGGCGGCCATGCTCAGTCCTGAAGTAGACGTGCGTTTTTCCACCCTCTGCCACGATCTCGGCAAAGGCTTAACGCCGAAAGAATTCTGGCCACGGCATCATGGTCACGGCCCGGCAGGCGTAAAGCTGGTAGAAGGGCTTTGTCAGCGCCTGCGCGTGCCGAATGAGATCCGTGACCTGGCAAAACTGGTCGCTGAATTCCACGACCTGATCCACACCTTCCCGATCCTGAAACCCGCCACTATCGTGAAGCTGTTCGATAATATCGACGCCTGGCGCAAGCCGCAGCGCGTGGAGCAGATCGCACTCACCAGCGAAGCCGACGTTCGCGGCCGCACCGGGTTTGAAGCATCCGATTACCCTCAGGGGCGACTGCTGCGCGAAGCGTGGATTGTGGCAAAAGCGGTGCCGACGAAAGACGTTGTCGAGGCAGGATTTAAAGGCCCGGAAATTCGTGAAGAGCTGACGAAACGGCGAATTGAGGCCGTAACGGCGTGGAAGGAAAAACGTTGCCCTCAGCCGAAAGACTGA
- a CDS encoding urease subunit beta, with protein MIPGEYQIQPGTVALNVGRETQQVIVENHGDRPIQVGSHYHFYEVNPALKFDREATRGYRLNIPAGTAVRFEPGQKREVMLVQVTGAQRIFGFRGEVMGEVKNG; from the coding sequence ATGATCCCTGGCGAATACCAGATCCAGCCCGGCACGGTTGCCCTCAACGTCGGGCGTGAAACCCAACAAGTGATTGTTGAAAACCACGGCGACAGGCCGATACAGGTCGGATCGCACTATCACTTTTACGAGGTCAACCCGGCGCTGAAGTTCGACCGGGAAGCCACCAGAGGCTACCGGCTGAATATTCCGGCAGGCACCGCCGTGCGTTTCGAGCCCGGCCAGAAGCGGGAAGTCATGCTGGTACAGGTGACGGGCGCGCAGCGTATTTTCGGGTTTCGCGGCGAGGTGATGGGGGAGGTGAAAAATGGCTGA
- the plsY gene encoding glycerol-3-phosphate 1-O-acyltransferase PlsY, which yields MSAIAPGMILLAYLCGSISSAILVCRIAGLPDPRESGSGNPGATNVLRIGGKGAAVAVLIFDVLKGMLPVWGAYALGVTPFWLGLIAIAACVGHIWPVFFGFKGGKGVATAFGAIAPIGWDLTGVMAGTWLLTILLSGYSSLGAIVSALIAPFYVWWFKPQFTFPVSMLSCLILLRHHDNIQRLWRRQETKIWTKLKRKKKDPE from the coding sequence ATGAGTGCAATCGCGCCTGGAATGATCCTCCTCGCCTATCTTTGCGGCTCAATCTCCAGCGCCATCCTGGTCTGCCGCATTGCCGGGTTACCTGACCCGCGTGAAAGTGGTTCCGGGAATCCGGGAGCGACCAACGTACTTAGAATTGGCGGCAAGGGAGCAGCCGTAGCGGTTTTGATTTTTGATGTTCTGAAAGGGATGCTACCCGTCTGGGGCGCTTATGCGCTGGGCGTCACGCCGTTCTGGCTGGGGCTCATTGCGATTGCGGCCTGCGTCGGCCACATCTGGCCCGTTTTCTTCGGTTTTAAAGGTGGTAAAGGCGTTGCAACCGCCTTTGGCGCTATCGCCCCTATCGGCTGGGATCTTACCGGCGTAATGGCGGGCACCTGGCTGCTCACCATCTTGCTGAGCGGTTATTCCTCGCTCGGCGCCATCGTCAGCGCGCTCATTGCCCCGTTTTACGTCTGGTGGTTCAAACCCCAGTTCACCTTCCCGGTGTCAATGCTCTCCTGCCTGATCCTGCTGCGTCATCACGATAATATTCAGCGTCTGTGGCGTCGTCAGGAGACCAAAATCTGGACGAAGCTCAAGCGAAAGAAAAAAGATCCGGAGTAA